In one Nerophis ophidion isolate RoL-2023_Sa unplaced genomic scaffold, RoL_Noph_v1.0 HiC_scaffold_35, whole genome shotgun sequence genomic region, the following are encoded:
- the LOC133546643 gene encoding zinc finger protein 25-like, translated as MEPQPSHIKKEKKHPLIPHFKAEEDDPLTTHIKEEEEDSLTPNFKKEEEKPLITHFKEEEGDPLTPHFKKEAVDPLSPHIKEEEEEEGISQPKWLEEFPVTGVPVKSEDDEVKGESEERGGGEPPSSSSTQHMTTEADGDHCGGSQADKLLAPLSDSEDTTSHSPDTDDEDSKDDKTCHTDNTRFTCSHCHKTFKYPSKLKRHMRTHTGEKPFSCSNCGKHFTQRPDLKVHMRTHTGEKPFSCSICGKDFTQRPHLKVHMTTHTGKKPFSCSICGKDFTQRPHLKVHMRTHTGEKPFSCSICGKDFTRRENFKKHMRIHTGEKPLRNGTI; from the coding sequence atggagccacagccctcccacattaaaaaggaaaagaaacacccactgatcccccattttaaagcggaagaggatgacccactgaccactcacatcaaagaggaagaggaggactcattgacccccaattttaaaaaggaagaggagaagccactaataacccattttaaagaggaagagggggacccactgacaccccattttaaaaaggaagcggtggatccactgagccctcacattaaagaggaagaggaggaagagggcatcagtcagcctaaatggttggaggagttcccagtgactggtgtccctgtgaagagtgaagatgatgaggtgaaaggtgaaagtgaggagaggggagggggggagcctccaagcagcagctcaacacaacacatgacaacagaagctgatggagaccactgtggaggatcacaagcagacaagctcttagctccactatcagatagtgaggacacaacgtcacactctcctgacactgatgatgaagactctaaagatgataagacatgtcacactgacaacactcgcttcacatgttctcactgtcacaaaacttttaaatatcctagtaaattgaaaagacacatgagaacacacactggagaaaaacctttttcatgttcaaactgcggtaaacattttactcagaggccagatttaaaagtacacatgagaacacacactggagaaaaacctttttcatgttctatctgtggtaaagattttactcagaggccacatttgaaagtacacatgacaacacacactggaaaaaaacctttttcatgttctatctgtggtaaagattttactcagaggccacatttgaaagtacacatgagaacacacactggagaaaaacctttttcatgttcaatctgcggtaaagattttactcgaagggaaaatttcaaaaaacacatgagaatacacactggagaaaaacctttgcGCAACGGCACTATTTGA